The Providencia rettgeri genome includes a window with the following:
- the ccpA gene encoding Catabolite control protein, translated as MSDTNDRKVTRVDVAREAGTSVAVVSYVINNGPRPVAEATRQKVLAAIKKTGYRPNGIAKALASGSTQTYGLVIPDISNPFLASIAHALQREAFKYGHVLLLGDAGDSRVREKELINNLLLRQVEGLIYTSVDRHPYVDLIQSSGTPCVMLDRIEATEGISTIQVNEKLAAYKITRHLIKHGYQNIGIICGPNEMLNTQDRLNGWKAALTEADLTIQQKWILSGEYTRVWGYQAIYQMREEGFPEAIFATNELQAFGCLKALAELKLRVPEDIALVCFNGTVQSEYTVPTLTTVRQPVDKIAQKAIHILQNWPQKEAICEVEFELQIGHSCGC; from the coding sequence GTGTCTGATACGAATGACCGTAAAGTGACGCGGGTAGATGTTGCCCGCGAAGCCGGAACCTCGGTTGCGGTAGTCAGTTATGTAATTAATAATGGCCCTCGTCCTGTTGCAGAGGCAACACGGCAAAAGGTGTTAGCAGCAATCAAAAAAACGGGGTATCGGCCAAATGGTATTGCAAAAGCCCTAGCGTCGGGTAGCACTCAAACCTATGGGCTAGTGATCCCCGATATCTCTAACCCGTTTTTAGCCTCTATTGCGCATGCCTTGCAGCGAGAAGCGTTTAAATATGGGCATGTTTTGTTGCTGGGTGATGCGGGAGATTCACGAGTTCGTGAAAAAGAGCTGATTAATAACCTGTTGTTAAGGCAAGTTGAAGGCCTCATTTATACCAGTGTTGACCGGCATCCCTATGTTGATTTAATTCAGTCATCAGGCACGCCTTGTGTGATGCTTGATAGGATTGAAGCCACAGAAGGGATCAGTACCATTCAAGTGAATGAGAAGCTCGCAGCCTATAAAATTACTCGTCATCTCATTAAGCATGGCTATCAAAATATTGGCATTATTTGCGGCCCAAATGAAATGCTCAATACCCAAGACCGCTTAAATGGTTGGAAAGCTGCACTCACAGAAGCTGACTTAACGATACAACAAAAATGGATTTTATCAGGGGAATATACCCGCGTTTGGGGCTACCAGGCTATCTATCAGATGCGGGAAGAGGGGTTCCCTGAAGCTATTTTTGCCACGAATGAATTGCAAGCTTTTGGCTGTTTAAAAGCCTTAGCAGAATTAAAATTACGCGTACCGGAAGACATTGCACTGGTGTGTTTTAACGGTACAGTGCAATCAGAATATACCGTTCCAACTCTCACAACTGTTCGCCAGCCTGTTGATAAAATAGCGCAAAAAGCGATACACATCCTACAAAATTGGCCGCAAAAAGAAGCCATCTGTGAAGTGGAATTTGAATTACAAATCGGGCACTCATGCGGGTGCTGA
- the rihA_1 gene encoding Pyrimidine-specific ribonucleoside hydrolase rihA, with product MRVIIDCDPGNGVVGANVDDGLALALAIAAPEIKLEMITTVSGNTPSEIGFDVASHLVHSLGENIPVYRGASSALVETSAPWRELLDNGAERAQLTHLWDGLPRIPSLPKSIPEAALRIGELVCQNPKQITIIAIGPLTNIAIAMQLFPDMAQNVAEIVIMGAVFNVPGYLKDTNFGIDPEAAYAVLNSGANLTLVPMDVTVQTQMVHEDLDKLAQIDTPLSHFLVATMRPWMDYSRATRHLAGCWIHDVLTVAWLLDKSLVTYDKKHVGIELQGALRGKSFCYDALRLRVGVPEPKTKPITVLQSVDNSGLLDLIFNTLKLKK from the coding sequence ATGCGAGTGATTATAGATTGCGACCCCGGTAATGGGGTCGTTGGTGCGAATGTTGATGATGGCCTAGCACTTGCGCTGGCTATCGCTGCACCTGAAATCAAATTGGAAATGATCACCACTGTTTCGGGTAATACACCTAGCGAAATTGGCTTTGACGTTGCCAGCCATTTAGTTCATTCACTGGGTGAAAATATTCCTGTTTATCGTGGTGCATCGTCAGCCTTGGTTGAAACTAGCGCGCCATGGCGTGAACTACTCGATAACGGCGCTGAACGAGCGCAACTTACGCACCTATGGGACGGTCTTCCCCGCATACCTAGTTTACCGAAGTCTATCCCAGAAGCCGCGTTACGTATTGGCGAGTTAGTTTGCCAGAACCCAAAACAAATCACGATTATTGCCATTGGCCCATTAACTAATATCGCAATAGCAATGCAGCTGTTTCCTGACATGGCTCAAAACGTGGCAGAGATAGTGATCATGGGGGCGGTTTTTAACGTGCCGGGGTACTTGAAAGACACTAATTTTGGTATCGACCCTGAAGCAGCCTATGCGGTGCTTAATAGTGGGGCAAACCTGACTTTAGTACCGATGGATGTTACGGTACAAACGCAAATGGTGCATGAGGATCTCGATAAGCTTGCACAAATTGATACACCACTGAGCCATTTTCTTGTGGCAACAATGCGACCGTGGATGGACTATTCACGTGCGACACGTCATTTAGCAGGGTGTTGGATACATGATGTGTTAACCGTTGCATGGCTATTGGATAAGAGTTTGGTGACTTATGATAAAAAGCATGTAGGTATTGAGCTACAGGGAGCGCTGCGCGGCAAAAGCTTTTGCTATGACGCACTGCGCCTACGGGTCGGAGTTCCTGAACCAAAAACAAAGCCAATTACTGTACTGCAATCCGTAGATAACTCAGGTTTATTAGATTTAATCTTTAATACGCTCAAACTGAAAAAATAA
- the atzC gene encoding N-isopropylammelide isopropyl amidohydrolase, with product MKAEKSSGRREFLSTSAKVAAACTLFGAVSGFASAQSQASQTAGQSSITDKHYYLDDVLLETGFNYHDSTVVGTQTALHTVEIRDGKIAAVLPNKQHADGTLNAYSAQGKLMLPAFRDMHIHLDKTFYGGPWQAPQSREGKTIMDMIALEQKLLPELQPFTEERANALIALIQSQGSTIARSHCNIEPVSGLKNLEALQKVLGEHPQDLTCEIVAFPQHGLLHSKSEGLMREAMQAGAHYVGGLDPTNVDSAMEKSLDSMFQIALDYNKGVDIHLHETSPAGVAAIDYMIKTVDENRSLRGKVTISHAFALATLTPEQAEKTAKQLAEQQITIASTVPIGTLHMPLKTLNKNGVFVMTGTDSVIDHWSPFGLGDMLEKANLYAQLYTRPDELSLSRSLAIATGNILPLDEKGQQVWPAKGDDASFVLLDASCSAEAVARISPRFATFHKGHLAHGMMPKSAS from the coding sequence ATGAAAGCAGAAAAATCATCCGGCAGAAGAGAGTTCCTTTCCACCAGTGCTAAAGTGGCTGCCGCTTGCACTTTATTTGGTGCGGTATCGGGCTTTGCCTCCGCCCAGAGCCAAGCTAGCCAAACAGCAGGCCAATCCAGTATCACGGATAAACATTATTACCTTGATGACGTGTTACTCGAAACGGGCTTTAATTACCATGATTCGACGGTCGTCGGCACCCAAACCGCCTTACATACCGTAGAAATCCGCGACGGTAAAATTGCAGCCGTTTTACCCAATAAACAACATGCAGATGGCACATTGAATGCCTATAGTGCGCAAGGCAAACTCATGCTACCGGCCTTTCGCGACATGCATATCCACCTCGATAAAACCTTCTATGGTGGGCCATGGCAGGCGCCACAGTCACGTGAAGGTAAAACGATTATGGATATGATCGCGTTAGAGCAAAAATTGCTACCTGAATTACAGCCTTTCACGGAAGAAAGAGCAAATGCATTGATCGCGCTGATCCAATCCCAAGGATCAACGATTGCTCGTAGCCATTGTAATATCGAACCCGTTTCCGGTTTGAAAAATTTAGAAGCCTTACAAAAAGTGCTTGGAGAACACCCACAAGACCTAACTTGCGAAATCGTCGCCTTTCCACAACATGGTTTACTACATTCCAAGTCAGAAGGTTTAATGCGTGAAGCCATGCAAGCAGGCGCTCATTACGTTGGTGGTTTAGACCCAACCAATGTAGATAGCGCGATGGAAAAGTCTCTCGATTCGATGTTCCAAATTGCGTTGGACTACAATAAAGGCGTGGATATTCATCTACATGAAACAAGTCCCGCAGGCGTTGCCGCTATCGATTATATGATTAAAACGGTAGATGAAAACCGCAGTTTGCGCGGTAAAGTGACCATCAGCCACGCCTTTGCATTGGCAACACTCACCCCTGAACAAGCAGAGAAAACAGCGAAACAATTGGCTGAGCAGCAAATCACTATCGCCTCAACCGTCCCGATTGGCACACTGCATATGCCACTGAAAACCCTAAATAAAAATGGGGTATTTGTGATGACCGGAACGGATAGCGTGATTGACCATTGGTCGCCCTTTGGCCTAGGTGACATGCTAGAAAAAGCCAATTTGTACGCGCAGCTCTACACTCGCCCTGATGAGTTATCGCTGTCCCGCTCACTGGCCATCGCAACAGGCAATATTTTACCACTAGATGAAAAAGGCCAACAAGTGTGGCCAGCTAAAGGGGATGACGCCAGCTTTGTGCTACTTGATGCATCTTGTTCTGCTGAGGCAGTCGCACGGATTTCCCCAAGGTTCGCGACTTTTCATAAAGGCCATTTAGCCCACGGAATGATGCCGAAGTCTGCTTCATAG
- the arcC2 gene encoding Carbamate kinase 2: MKELVVVAIGGNSIIKDNNSQSIEAQEKAVQEVAHHISDMLEGNYNIVLTHGNGPQVGLDLRRAEIAHETEGLPLTPLANCVADTQGGIGYLVQQALTNVLAKRHNRQAITVVTQVEVDKNDPNFSAPTKPIGAFFTEQQAQQLQQENPNWHFVEDSGRGYRRVVASPEPKRVIESQAIRTLTEHNYVVVAAGGGGIPVIDNGNGGYKSVDAVIDKDLSTTLLAKELNADILIITTGVEKVCIHFGKPEQKALGETTTSDMQRYMEEGHFPAGSMLPKIEASLSFIANGGKRVIITTPEKLPEALRGETGTHIVQG; this comes from the coding sequence ATGAAAGAACTCGTGGTTGTTGCCATCGGGGGCAACAGTATTATCAAAGATAACAACAGCCAGTCTATCGAAGCTCAAGAAAAAGCCGTTCAAGAAGTCGCACATCATATTAGTGACATGCTTGAAGGTAATTACAACATTGTTTTGACCCATGGAAATGGACCTCAAGTTGGATTAGATTTGCGCCGTGCAGAAATTGCACACGAAACCGAAGGTTTACCTTTAACACCGCTGGCTAACTGTGTGGCAGATACTCAAGGCGGAATTGGCTATTTAGTTCAACAAGCTTTGACTAACGTCTTAGCAAAACGCCATAACCGCCAAGCAATTACAGTAGTGACACAAGTTGAAGTCGATAAAAACGACCCAAACTTTAGCGCGCCAACCAAGCCGATTGGGGCATTTTTTACTGAGCAACAAGCTCAGCAATTACAGCAAGAAAACCCAAACTGGCATTTTGTTGAAGACTCTGGTCGCGGTTACCGCCGTGTGGTGGCCTCCCCCGAACCAAAACGTGTGATTGAATCACAAGCAATCCGCACTTTAACAGAACACAATTATGTGGTGGTTGCCGCAGGTGGCGGCGGTATTCCAGTCATTGATAACGGCAATGGTGGCTACAAAAGTGTTGATGCGGTGATTGATAAAGACCTATCAACAACCTTGTTGGCGAAAGAGCTCAATGCCGATATTTTAATTATCACCACAGGTGTCGAAAAAGTATGCATTCACTTCGGCAAACCTGAACAAAAAGCACTTGGCGAAACCACCACCAGCGACATGCAACGCTACATGGAAGAAGGCCATTTCCCAGCAGGTAGTATGTTACCGAAGATTGAAGCCAGCCTATCGTTTATTGCCAACGGTGGTAAACGAGTGATCATCACCACCCCTGAAAAACTACCAGAAGCTTTACGCGGTGAAACCGGAACCCATATTGTTCAAGGGTAA
- a CDS encoding Permeases, whose amino-acid sequence MNILNIKWKRGDLAAYFGLMTNNLTNLLTMMGLLIFVVGIPSEIVYGRIAPAFGFAVLLASVSYAYFGQQMIKQTGRNDVTALPSGPSAPSIFTVTFLVIMPVYQTTQNAEFAIQIALVWCFVESMILVGGSFLGETIRKMIPRTVLLSCLSGLGLLLLAMNPMLQAFEAPTVSFIVLLLIFINWFGKKPIFARIPTGLLLLIAGTVLAWVSGLQSAEAIKDSMASFGFNPPGIHIDSFFQGLPHALPYLASAVPLGLANYIFDLENIESAHAAGDEYNTRKVMLANGLSSTVGCFMGNPFPVTVYVGHAGWKAMGASVGYTLASGITMFIVPLFGIGAFMLAIIPMTAIVPILVFIGVVTANQVVRETPKIEVPVIFICLFPWIANWALTMVNSVMGAAGTSASAIGVETLLHKGVYYQGLVHLGNGAPLASMLWGCIAIFAILNQPLRGAIAAAAGAILVFFGIIHSPAVGIATGSTLMFVYAYLMMAALFVLKHFLDSRKSVEEQQAEKSEKLSKSV is encoded by the coding sequence ATGAATATACTAAATATCAAATGGAAACGTGGGGATTTGGCCGCCTACTTCGGCTTAATGACCAATAACCTAACCAACCTACTCACCATGATGGGCCTCTTGATTTTCGTTGTCGGCATCCCATCAGAAATTGTTTACGGCCGTATCGCTCCTGCCTTTGGTTTCGCTGTTTTACTTGCCAGCGTAAGCTATGCTTACTTTGGCCAGCAAATGATAAAGCAAACTGGACGCAATGATGTCACCGCTTTACCATCAGGGCCCAGTGCGCCTTCTATCTTTACGGTGACATTCTTAGTCATCATGCCTGTCTACCAAACAACACAGAATGCTGAATTTGCGATCCAAATTGCGCTAGTTTGGTGTTTTGTTGAGTCGATGATCCTCGTCGGTGGTTCTTTCTTAGGTGAAACCATCCGTAAGATGATCCCACGCACCGTACTGTTATCCTGTTTGTCAGGTTTAGGATTACTGTTACTAGCGATGAACCCGATGCTGCAAGCGTTTGAAGCACCAACGGTTTCATTCATTGTGCTGTTATTAATTTTCATTAACTGGTTTGGTAAAAAACCGATTTTTGCTCGCATCCCAACTGGCTTATTGCTGCTAATTGCCGGTACGGTATTGGCATGGGTTTCTGGCTTGCAAAGTGCGGAAGCAATCAAAGACTCAATGGCGTCATTTGGTTTCAACCCGCCGGGCATACATATTGATAGCTTCTTCCAAGGCCTGCCACACGCTCTGCCTTACTTAGCGTCTGCGGTACCACTTGGCTTAGCAAACTATATCTTCGACCTTGAAAATATTGAAAGTGCGCATGCTGCAGGTGATGAATATAATACTCGTAAGGTTATGTTAGCTAACGGTTTATCGTCTACAGTTGGCTGTTTTATGGGTAACCCATTCCCTGTCACTGTTTATGTCGGCCATGCGGGTTGGAAAGCCATGGGCGCTAGCGTAGGTTATACCCTAGCATCCGGTATCACTATGTTTATCGTCCCATTATTCGGTATCGGTGCCTTTATGTTAGCTATCATTCCAATGACCGCTATCGTGCCAATACTGGTGTTTATCGGGGTCGTCACCGCCAACCAAGTTGTGCGAGAAACGCCAAAAATTGAAGTTCCCGTTATCTTTATCTGTCTATTCCCATGGATTGCTAACTGGGCATTGACGATGGTTAATAGTGTCATGGGCGCGGCGGGCACCTCTGCGAGTGCAATTGGTGTTGAAACCTTGCTACACAAAGGTGTTTATTACCAAGGTCTAGTTCATTTAGGTAACGGTGCGCCGTTAGCCAGTATGTTATGGGGCTGTATTGCTATCTTTGCTATCCTCAACCAACCACTGCGTGGAGCCATTGCTGCTGCAGCGGGAGCAATATTAGTATTCTTCGGAATTATTCACTCCCCAGCGGTCGGAATTGCTACTGGTTCAACCTTGATGTTTGTTTACGCATACCTCATGATGGCAGCTTTATTTGTACTCAAACACTTTTTAGATAGCCGGAAATCGGTGGAAGAACAACAAGCTGAAAAATCTGAGAAACTCAGTAAGTCAGTGTAA